One genomic segment of Komagataella phaffii GS115 chromosome 4, complete sequence includes these proteins:
- a CDS encoding Essential subunit of Sec63 complex (Sec63p, Sec62p, Sec66p and Sec72p), translating into MARVEYDYDESAETWPYFVITLLAVVLVPTTISYVSKIWSRSSSGRKAQVKKYATSFKASNHDQVSQLTGSKGSGNYFLFSDKTLVFLIVGWSLFLYVGYVIHTTELVADANVFDPWEILNIDSSATEKQIKSVYRKLSLKFHPDKLGSLSDEEKEDVETKFVLINKAYKALTDEITKENFLKYGHPDGPQSVTHGIALPKFLVDGKLASPVLVVIYISMIAIALPFVVAKWWDNVRSHTRHGLHIKTAAAFSSYIINNNPAKLINTETIIELISKAEELKSATNLSSEEIEELLLAQLNRVFFDSKKELQKLKVVSLVPKLINGLVDIAATFRNSELCVKAIEAQRYLIQAVNPTGCSDIEQLLQLPFVEKKEQVSKKIPVHTLGKLTTISDGEIADLVGIDKKNAAEVRSVASSIPVIKVLKAEFKIPGESVVTPQSNAHIVVKLLIKSPAQKGQAKVDDEKLEEKETFESLRDPFSIVQDQPVLACLPESPYFPVTVENSEYVNGWAVLLTVQRDGKLADSVDLLTRGSLSNLELSQKAYSDGEEVQVTTYKLKLNSPTPPTPGDYHFKLSFKSLSYLGSDLDIPLVMKVQEPPKVEDAGVYDIEDPEEDSIAGAMATLRGEKVKTADDDDDDSASDEEDLEIESDFTDINTDTEDEGEDK; encoded by the coding sequence ATGGCACGAGTCGAGTATGATTATGATGAATCCGCTGAGACGTGGCCATATTTTGTCATCACATTACTGGCTGTGGTTTTGGTCCCAACTACCATATCGTATGTGAGCAAGATTTGGTCTAGAAGTTCCTCTGGTCGGAAGGCACAAGTCAAAAAATATGCAACTTCTTTTAAAGCCTCCAATCACGACCAGGTTTCGCAATTGACGGGGTCAAAGGGCTCTGGGAACTATTTCTTGTTTAGTGACAAGACGCTGGTGTTTCTGATCGTTGGATGGTCTCTGTTCCTGTATGTTGGATATGTAATTCATACCACTGAATTAGTGGCTGACGCTAACGTTTTTGACCCTTGGGAAATCCTTAATATTGACTCAAGCGCTACCGAAAAACAGATCAAATCCGTTTACAGAAAGTTGTCGTTAAAGTTCCATCCTGATAAGTTGGGATCCTTGAGTGAcgaggagaaagaagacGTAGAAACCAAGTTTGTGTTGATCAATAAGGCTTACAAAGCCCTTACAGATGAAATCACCAAGGAGAACTTTCTCAAGTACGGTCATCCCGATGGTCCACAGAGTGTGACCCATGGAATTGCTTTACCAAAGTTTTTGGTCGATGGTAAACTTGCTTCTCCAGTGTTGGTTGTCATTTACATTTCCATGATCGCTATTGCCTTACCGTTCGTAGTTGCCAAGTGGTGGGATAATGTTAGATCGCATACTAGGCATGGTCTGCACATCAAGACTGCTGCTGCTTTTTCATCCTATattatcaacaacaaccCTGCTAAGTTGATCAACACCGAAACGATCATCGAACTCATAAGTAAAGCCGAGGAGCTTAAGTCTGCTACGAACCTTTCATCCGAAGAAATAGAAGAACTGCTGTTGGCACAGTTGAACAGGGTATTTTTTGACTCCAAGAAGGAACTCCAGAAGCTGaaagttgtttctttaGTTCCGAAGCTAATAAATGGGCTGGTCGATATTGCTGCCACTTTCAGGAACAGTGAATTGTGTGTCAAAGCTATTGAGGCCCAAAGATATTTGATTCAGGCTGTCAATCCTACTGGCTGCTCAGATATTGAACAACTGTTGCAGCTTCCGTTTgtagagaagaaagaacaagTTAGTAAGAAGATACCTGTACACACATTAGGGAAGCTCACCACGATTTCTGATGGTGAAATTGCTGACTTGGTAGGCATTGACAAGAAGAATGCAGCAGAAGTAAGATCTGTTGCTTCATCCATCCCAGTGATCAAAGTATTGAAAGCTGAATTCAAAATTCCCGGTGAGTCTGTTGTGACCCCACAATCGAATGCCCATATTGTTGTCAAGCTTCTGATCAAGTCTCCAGCTCAAAAGGGACAAGCTAAAgtagatgatgaaaaactggaagagaaagaaacattCGAATCTCTTAGAGATCCTTTTAGCATCGTTCAGGATCAACCAGTACTTGCATGTTTACCAGAATCCCCTTACTTCCCAGTGACTGTTGAGAATTCTGAATATGTCAATGGATGGGCGGTCTTACTGACGGTTCAAAGAGATGGTAAATTGGCTGATTCTGTAGACTTGCTTACAAGAGGCAGCCTTTCTAATTTAGAACTTTCCCAGAAAGCCTACTCTGATGGTGAAGAAGTACAAGTTACTACTTACAAATTGAAACTCAATTCACCTACACCTCCTACGCCAGGTGACTACCACTTCAAACTGTCATTCAAATCTCTTAGTTACTTGGGTTCTGATCTGGATATTCCCCTTGTAATGAAGGTTCAAGAGCCACCAAAGGTGGAAGATGCTGGTGTCTACGACATTGAAGACCCAGAGGAAGATTCTATTGCTGGAGCTATGGCCACCTTAAGAGGAGAAAAGGTCAAGACAgctgatgatgacgatgatgacaGTGCCAGTGACGAGGAAGATCTGGAAATAGAGAGTGATTTCACAGATATAAATACTGATACGGAAGATGAGGGTGAAGATAAATAG
- a CDS encoding Beta regulatory subunit of casein kinase 2, a Ser/Thr protein kinase produces MTTNRIVESDQMSQESGSDEEQPWIQEYCMMFGHEYFVEVSNEFIEDDFNLTGLSSIVPFYREALDMILDYQPDYQIKSESLPIIHHSAELLYGLIHARYILTKPGLQAMAGKYEKAVFGTCLRVHCEGMYLLPIGRYDQVGIETVRLYCPSCNDIYLPSSSKYLHIDGAFFGTSFAILFVNMFNEIQRRVNLIPKQIFDLKLFGFKINKIAPSGPRMKWLRQYPTNSAEEEELQRCKFEIPTLETESETDVKMGSD; encoded by the coding sequence ATGACAACAAACCGCATCGTAGAATCAGACCAGATGTCACAGGAAAGTGGCAGCGATGAGGAACAGCCATGGATCCAAGAATATTGCATGATGTTTGGTCACGAGTATTTTGTTGAGGTTTCCAACGAATTCATAGAAGATGACTTCAACTTAACAGGATTGAGTTCCATCGTTCCATTCTACAGGGAAGCCCTGGATATGATCCTGGACTACCAACCTGACTACCAAATCAAGAGCGAAAGCTTGCCAATTATCCACCATTCTGCTGAGTTACTTTATGGATTAATACACGCCCGATATATATTGACGAAACCAGGATTACAAGCCATGGCAGGCAAATATGAGAAAGCAGTCTTCGGAACCTGTTTAAGAGTCCATTGTGAAGGAATGTACTTGTTGCCAATCGGTAGATACGACCAAGTTGGAATAGAAACTGTAAGGTTATACTGTCCAAGTTGCAACGATATTTACCTCCCATCCTCTTCCAAGTATTTACACATTGACGGAGCATTTTTCGGAACATCGTTTGCTATCCTTTTTGTCAATATGTTTAATGAGATACAGCGAAGAGTTAATTTAATACCCAAACAGATATTTGATCTAAAGCTGTTTGGTTTCAAGATTAATAAAATAGCACCTTCTGGCCCAAGAATGAAATGGTTGAGACAATATCCAACCAATAGtgcagaagaagaagaattgcaAAGGTGCAAGTTCGAAATTCCTACGTTAGAGACTGAGAGCGAAACTGACGTCAAAATGGGGAGTGACTAA
- a CDS encoding Guanine nucleotide exchange factor for Gpa1p, with amino-acid sequence MDIEAEPSLRSIVNHESLKWIFVGGKGGVGKTTTSSSISIQLALHNPNKKYLLISTDPAHNLSDAFNQKFGKDARQVEGLPNLSCMEIDPDSTLENLQKNNESTFGSAGGNDPLKSMMGDITGSIPGIDEAFSFMEVLKHIGETKENQIKYDTVIFDTAPTGHTLRFLQLPSTLEKLLGKVNELSGRFGPMLNNLLGSQGGQSIDFASKIKEIQVQVTEVNKQFQDPELTTFVCVCISEFLSLYETERLIQELMSYNMDVNSIVINQLLFSDDSECRRCNARWRMQKKYLDQMDELYEDYHLVKMPLLAMEVRGLENLKKFSKYLIEPYNSETDGHVVFDLEEQ; translated from the coding sequence ATGGATATTGAGGCAGAGCCAAGTTTGCGATCAATTGTGAACCACGAATCGCTGAAGTGGATCTTTGTTGGAGGTAAGGGGGGTGTCGGTAAAACCACGACATCTTCTTCTATATCTATCCAGCTTGCCCTTCACAATCCTAACAAGAAATACCTGCTTATTTCCACCGATCCTGCTCATAATTTAAGCGATGCCTTCAACCaaaaatttggaaaggaCGCCAGACAAGTGGAGGGCTTGCCTAATTTGTCTTGTATGGAGATCGATCCAGATTCAACACTGgaaaatcttcaaaagaacaacGAATCCACTTTCGGTAGTGCTGGAGGAAACGATCCTTTGAAGAGTATGATGGGAGATATCACAGGCTCGATTCCAGGTATTGACGaagcattttctttcatgGAAGTTTTGAAGCATATCGGAGAGACAAAGGAGAATCAGATCAAATACGACACCGTCATTTTCGACACAGCACCCACTGGCCATACTCTTAGATTCTTACAGTTGCCATCCACTTTAGAAAAACTTCTAGGAAAGGTTAACGAATTAAGCGGCAGATTTGGCCCTATGCTCAACAACTTATTGGGAAGTCAAGGTGGACAAAGCATCGATTTTGCTTCtaagatcaaagaaatccaGGTGCAGGTCACAGAAGTGaacaaacagtttcaagatCCCGAACTCACTACCTTTGTCTGTGTATGTATCTCCGAGTTTTTGTCGTTGTATGAGACTGAAAGATTGATTCAAGAATTAATGTCATACAACATGGATGTCAACTCCATTGTCATCAACCAACTGTTATTCTCAGACGACTCTGAGTGCAGAAGATGTAACGCCAGATGGCGtatgcaaaagaaataccTCGATCAGATGGATGAGTTATATGAGGATTACCACCTGGTCAAGATGCCTCTGCTGGCTATGGAAGTAAGAGGcttggaaaatttgaagaaattctCCAAGTACTTAATAGAGCCGTACAACAGTGAGACAGATGGGCATGTGGTTTTCGACTTAGAAGAGCAGTAA
- a CDS encoding Arginyl-tRNA-protein transferase: MLSLTNTYSGTSSCGYCKGKKPIQSQLPLNSSSKEPRSSKMSYSELQSIDTQIYEALLNRGHRRSGCLLYLPDNLNNCCRHFTIRTSLSMLKPTKEHRHHVNRLAKYIGANIVTEGPFDLKSRLLDAELGCDSSRFYTEFESTAFSEAKYALFKKYQMVVHGDKDVTEEGFKRFLCDNPFVDSKEDDELGYWKSLNSWKDPQFSSNGSEFLGGVHECYYIDGKLAAIAVLDLLPNCVSSVYFIWDPEYAHLGLGTLSALRETVLAERLGKQFYYMGYYIADCPKMKYKFKFGGQLLDLCNSQFIDFARLTMDSFYQGKFIVTDVDGKANKELKITSSLKPSSKNLSPLHDIAEDIYGPEGQAYKEAQLQITCLKDQYHIEFGAGKEKDTIPLVCPGLIPLWQMSDLLKSGEMDNLQCLVFVYSKKAYLPITWYKVDDLKDEELVENIKRTIFNLVRFLGDWKLLENSLIYDFS, translated from the coding sequence ATGCTTTCACTGACGAATACCTATTCAGGTACCAGTTCATGTGGGTACTGTAAAGGTAAAAAGCCTATTCAAAGCCAATTGCCATTGAATTCGTCTTCAAAGGAACCGAGGTCCTCCAAGATGAGTTATTCAGAGCTACAAAGCATAGACACCCAAATATACGAAGCACTGTTGAATAGGGGACATAGAAGAAGTGGATGCCTGCTCTACTTGCCGGACAATCTCAACAATTGCTGCCGACATTTTACTATTAGGACGTCTTTGTCGATGTTGAAACCTACCAAAGAACATAGGCACCATGTTAACAGGCTTGCCAAATATATTGGCGCTAACATAGTAACAGAAGGGCCCTTTGATCTAAAATCAAGACTGCTGGATGCCGAATTGGGCTGTGATAGCTCAAGGTTTTACACTGAATTTGAGAGCACTGCTTTTTCTGAGGCAAAGTATGcacttttcaagaaatatCAAATGGTGGTTCACGGTGATAAGGATGTTACAGAGGAAGGATTCAAACGGTTTCTGTGTGACAATCCTTTCGTTGATTCcaaggaagatgatgaactGGGTTATTGGAAATCATTGAACTCATGGAAAGACCCCCAATTCAGTAGTAATGGGTCAGAGTTTTTAGGGGGAGTGCATGAATGTTACTATATTGATGGAAAGCTAGCCGCAATAGCCGTGTTAGACTTGTTGCCTAATTGTGTCTCATCGGTGTATTTTATTTGGGACCCAGAATATGCTCATCTTGGCCTTGGTACATTGTCAGCTTTAAGAGAAACAGTGTTAGCCGAGAGACTGGGTAAGCAGTTTTACTATATGGGCTACTATATTGCCGATTGCCCAAAAATGAAGTATaaattcaaatttggaGGGCAGCTTCTTGATCTGTGCAACAGTCAATTTATTGATTTTGCCAGGTTAACAATGGATAGTTTTTATCAAGGTAAGTTTATCGTCACTGACGTTGATGGCAAGGCCAataaagagttgaaaataaCTAGCAGCCTAAAACCATCATCGAAGAATCTTTCACCATTACATGACATTGCTGAAGATATCTATGGTCCTGAAGGCCAGGCATATAAAGAAGCACAACTTCAAATCACCTGCCTGAAAGATCAATACCATATCGAGTTTGGCGCAGGAAAAGAGAAGGACACAATTCCTCTCGTTTGTCCTGGTTTGATACCTCTTTGGCAGATGTCggatttgttgaaatctGGGGAGATGGACAATTTGCAATGTTTGGTATTCGTTTACTCAAAGAAAGCATACCTCCCCATTACTTGGTACAAAGTAGACGATTTaaaggatgaagaattggttGAAAATATAAAGAGGAccattttcaacttggTTAGGTTTTTGGGAGATTGGAAGCTACTAGAGAATAGTTTAATCTATGATTTTAGCTAA
- a CDS encoding Protein kinase, producing the protein MDRSRRAGIIIPSGNRDLLKDLSRDPSNLRRSFTSLTLEGLLNAPQSEVDVYSDANQNTNRDKNRFSVASEDTEFDDKENRRRSSKRFSMASTVSSSSSFKTVAQKVANKITSVSVHSDSSRESTPLRSTCKPGVVGINRSSTASFSADSRRNSRISDHDTDSLQTSAASKKRFSLRMTPSAESSSFVPETSTQSLRNSISMRSSLFRPRLNSFNSEQDTSSIASTATSHTLRLRKSFRSLKSKVSLESINSFDKTQISLPVPQASSKDKLKHKLKNSSSILSINTIDSQETKVESIPQEEFDSYQFSHLLSLCTLSKSVVPFAKFVAARLQKQVKLVKINEESHSEIFVESCPITGSPQSVWKVIPFGKDEFDQTPIRDLIQEVSITQRLSNLEGFVQLQGCVVVSGKYPKELLHCWDNYNSSINSRPDFYTENQNYLVMILNYGGTNLSKAHLSSWTQVKELFWNIVKLIEKAENLYGFEHRDLHWDNIVVDGNMKPTLINYAYSRIEGPHQVLFTGLSHQNFFKGRGNYQFEIYRLMRQNLKDGDPHSNNKRSSLRSSRSVSSHSLSSLLKYEKHDEEVDWSQLCPQTNLLWIHYLLDKLLYNNGLKHFTLQDRRDNDEYRAFVQMMIVYKSLDPRIPKKSRFKTRRKKGEWETFHDFHRTTDVLVWAGRNGLLET; encoded by the coding sequence ATGGATCGAAGCAGGCGTGCTGGTATCATTATTCCTTCTGGAAACAGGGATTTGCTCAAAGATCTATCCAGAGATCCTTCCAACTTGAGACGTTCGTTTACCTCATTGACTTTGGAAGGTCTGTTGAACGCACCACAATCCGAAGTTGATGTGTACTCAGATGCAAATCAGAACACTAACCGTGACAAAAATCGATTCAGCGTGGCATCAGAGGATACTGAGTTTGACGATAAAGAGAACAGGAGACGAAGCTCAAAGCGGTTTTCCATGGCTTCTACTgtctcttcatcttcaagtttCAAGACCGTTGCTCAAAAAGTCGCAAACAAAATCACTTCAGTCTCAGTGCActctgattcttcaagagaaagtaCTCCCTTGAGATCCACCTGTAAACCAGGGGTTGTGGGGATTAACCGATCTTCTACTGCTAGTTTCTCTGCtgattcaagaagaaactcACGGATCTCGGACCATGATACCGATTCCTTACAAACATCTGCTGCAAGTAAGAAAAGATTCTCCTTAAGGATGACTCCTTCCGCTGAATCAAGCTCATTTGTACCGGAAACTTCCACTCAATCACTCAGAAACTCTATTTCAATGAGGTCATCACTCTTTAGACCCAGGCTCAATTCATTTAACTCTGAGCAGGACACTAGTTCCATAGCCTCCACGGCAACATCACATACTTTGCGCCTTCGAAAATCATTTAGATCTCTCAAGAgcaaagtttctttggagTCTATCAATTCTTTCGATAAAACCCAAATTTCATTGCCTGTCCCCCAGGCGTCTTCTAAGGACAAGCTCAAGCAtaaattgaagaactcGTCGTCAATCTTATCTATCAACACCATTGACTCTCAGGaaaccaaagttgaatccATTCCTCAAGAGGAATTCGATAGTTACCAGTTTAGCCATCTCTTAAGTCTTTGTACGTTGTCCAAATCAGTTGTACCGTTTGCGAAGTTTGTTGCTGCAAGACTCCAAAAACAGGTGAAGCTAGTCAAAATCAACGAAGAATCTCACAGCGAGATCTTCGTTGAATCATGTCCGATTACTGGCTCTCCACAATCCGTTTGGAAAGTCATTCCTTTTGGCAAGGACGAATTTGATCAAACCCCAATACGTGACTTGATTCAGGAAGTATCCATTACTCAAAGACTTAGCAATTTGGAAGGCTTTGTACAATTGCAAGGATGCGTTGTCGTATCTGGAAAATACCCTAAGGAACTCTTGCACTGCTGGGATAATTATAATAGTTCTATCAATAGCAGACCAGATTTCTACACTGAAAACCAAAATTACTTGGTGATGATTCTCAACTACGGTGGAACTAATCTCTCCAAAGCTCATCTATCCAGCTGGACTCAGGTAAAGGAGCTGTTTTGGAATATAGTCAAACTGATTGAAAAAGCCGAAAACCTGTACGGGTTTGAGCATCGGGATCTCCACTGGGACAATATAGTTGTTGATGGCAACATGAAGCCAACTCTAATAAATTATGCATATTCACGCATAGAGGGACCCCACCAAGTCTTATTTACAGGACTAAGTCAtcaaaacttcttcaaGGGCCGAGGAAATTACCAGTTTGAAATTTACAGGCTCATGAGACAGAATTTGAAGGATGGTGACCCTCACAGCAATAATAAAAGAAGCAGTCTACGCAGCTCGAGAAGTGTGTCAAGTCATTCCCTTTCATCGCTACTAAAGTACGAAAAGCATGATGAGGAAGTCGATTGGTCACAATTGTGTCCACAAACCAACCTATTATGGATTCATTATCTGCTGGATAAGTTACTGTACAACAATGGTCTGAAACATTTCACTCTGCAAGACAGAAGGGACAACGACGAATACCGGGCATTTGTACAAATGATGATTGTATACAAGTCCCTGGATCCTCGTATTCCTAAGAAGTCAAGATTCAAAACAAGACGCAAAAAGGGTGAGTGGGAGACATTTCACGATTTTCATCGCACTACGGATGTACTAGTTTGGGCTGGTCGCAATGGACTGCTGGAAACTTAA
- a CDS encoding Heme-binding protein involved in regulation of cytochrome P450 protein Erg11p, giving the protein MENYIIAILVIVLVGLFIKNILFAPLSTHDPLSNVQQTANAAKEDEPIVEGRFTPKSLYKFNGFDTENIYIAVKRNVYDVSKARQFYGPSGPYSNFAGHDASRGLAKNSFEMDVIRSYGEPIDDLADLTPEELESLNGWESTFKSKYPVVGVLVDE; this is encoded by the coding sequence ATGGAAAACTATATAATTGCCATATTGGTCATTGTTTTAGTTGGATTATTTATTAAAAACATCTTGTTTGCCCCATTGAGCACCCATGATCCTTTGAGCAACGTTCAACAGACAGCCAATGCTGCGAAAGAAGATGAGCCCATCGTGGAGGGAAGATTCactccaaaatctttgtaCAAGTTCAACGGGTTTGATACTGAAAATATTTATATTGCCGTGAAGCGAAATGTCTACGATGTTTCCAAAGCCAGACAGTTTTATGGACCCAGCGGACCTTACTCCAATTTTGCTGGCCATGATGCCTCCAGAGGTTTGGCGAAAAATTCATTTGAGATGGACGTCATTCGATCATATGGGGAACCAATTGATGACCTGGCTGATTTGACTCCTGAGGAGTTGGAATCGTTGAATGGCTGGGAATCTACTTTCAAGAGCAAGTATCCAGTAGTCGGGGTTCTGGTAGATGagtga
- a CDS encoding Ferric reductase and cupric reductase, which yields MRNHLNDLVVLFLLLTVAAQAHLVTFHSTEELKFDSCKKSVEEVATFCSNSTLDSKFVCMCQTKPYLQTVLYCAENYASLSHSAIEKEALDRCPKLNSTSIQKTLESLSSVTFIDIDSDTSFSKKKLVTSPIKGQKYAKWQKMYYIGSSHRYDNYKTSHYLAAASVSYWLLILLLAGVCNWTRVIAPKLAQSPALNNKLVRQYRKYISLPTLFGYHAKPVTKFKIFSGMAPTTLETTILSIFFVYCVLANGILGFSYQKNDPVFANQGTGYGRYHGDRSGILLSYHLPLLFIFAGRNNLFQYVTKWPQSRFLTFHKSLARIIFCEILVHAISFTVQTFSLGPQQVTKRLAANYYRWGIVGAVAAACVLIGAVHRIRQANYDLFVLVHIILVAVFLAAAWIHAASQVYEQFYIACAAIWCFDRFIRLVRMFSFGMRTSKAELISNETIKLTIPRNASFRSFPNAYGYVYFMTPLTFYRSHPFTVVPSEDGKHIHFFVKVKGGLTSYISKRILQNDDLTCNFRICVEGPYGLSVPVHKYDTSLLIASGNGVPGPFAEAKEVAERNLKVHTKLYWIIRDWHSLNWFYPQIKSLEKSNVEVVIYVTNTTSSVDKVNFYSSSSSSEASLDENKQIAESKETTPQLDRLSFVEFRTGRPNLEEVLNRDISESNGTVSVLTCGHPHMCDHVRDAIARNTPNYKKRVDYYESVQVW from the coding sequence ATGAGAAACCACCTAAATGATCTAGTGGTATTGTTTTTGCTTCTCACAGTAGCAGCTCAGGCCCACTTAGTCACGTTCCACTCGACTGAAGAGCTGAAATTCGATTCATGTAAGAAGAGTGTTGAGGAAGTCGCAACGTTTTGTAGTAACTCGACGTTGGATTCGAAATTCGTTTGCATGTGCCAGACAAAACCATATTTGCAAACAGTTCTTTACTGTGCAGAGAACTATGCTTCGTTATCCCATAGCGCTATTGAAAAAGAGGCCCTGGATCGTTGTCCGAAACTAAATTCTACGAGCATACAAAAGACCCTGGAATCCCTCTCCTCTGTAACGTTTATTGACATCGACTCAGATACATCCTTTAGCAAGAAAAAGCTCGTTACATCGCCTATTAAGGGACAAAAATACGCCAAATGGCAAAAAATGTATTACATTGGCAGCAGTCACAGATACGATAACTATAAGACCTCACATTACCTTGCTGCTGCCTCGGTGTCTTATTGGCTCCTGATTCTGCTTTTAGCTGGTGTTTGCAATTGGACAAGAGTCATAGCCCCTAAGTTGGCTCAATCACCAGCCCTGAACAATAAGCTTGTCAGGCAGTACAGAAAGTATATATCTTTGCCCACACTTTTTGGATATCATGCAAAGCCAGTtaccaaattcaaaattttttcaGGAATGGCGCCTACAACTTTGGAGACCACAATATTGTCTATCTTCTTTGTCTACTGTGTCTTAGCCAATGGAATACTAGGATTTTCATACCAAAAAAATGATCCAGTGTTTGCCAATCAGGGTACAGGCTACGGTCGATATCATGGTGATAGAAGTGGTATATTACTTTCTTACCATCTACCGTTGTTATTTATTTTTGCAGGAAGAAACAACTTGTTCCAATATGTAACCAAGTGGCCTCAATCAAGATTCCTTACATTCCACAAGTCGCTTGCTAGGATCATATTCTGCGAGATTTTGGTGCACGCCATTTCCTTCACGGTACAAACATTCTCTCTAGGCCCCCAACAGGTCACAAAAAGATTAGCAGCCAATTACTATCGATGGGGAATCGTTGGGGCAGTTGCTGCAGCATGTGTTCTTATCGGTGCCGTCCACAGGATAAGACAAGCGAACTATGACCTTTTTGTATTGGTACATATCATTCTGGTGGCCGTATTCCTTGCTGCCGCATGGATTCATGCTGCAAGTCAAGTGTACGAGCAATTTTATATTGCATGTGCAGCTATATGGTGTTTTGATCGTTTCATTAGGCTTGTCAGAATGTTCAGCTTCGGCATGAGAACCTCCAAAGCTGAGTTGATTTCTAACGAAACAATCAAATTAACCATTCCAAGAAATGCATCTTTCCGATCATTTCCCAATGCCTATGGGTACGTCTACTTTATGACTCCTTTAACCTTTTATCGGTCACATCCGTTCACGGTCGTCCCCTCCGAAGACGGAAAGCACATACATTTCTTTGTCAAGGTGAAAGGAGGCCTGACTTCCTATATTTCGAAGAGAATCCTCCAAAATGATGATCTTACATGCAACTTCAGAATTTGCGTGGAAGGACCTTACGGTTTGAGCGTTCCCGTCCACAAATATGACACTTCTCTGCTAATTGCATCTGGAAACGGTGTTCCAGGTCCGTTTGCGGAGGCCAAAGAAGTTGCTGAACGAAACCTGAAAGTCCACACTAAACTGTATTGGATCATCAGAGATTGGCACTCACTGAACTGGTTTTATCCACAGATCAAGTCTTTAGAAAAGTCAAACGTTGAAGTTGTCATATATGTGACGAACACAACATCATCAGTAGACAAAGTGAACTTTTattcatcctcttcttcctcggAAGCTTCATTGgatgaaaacaaacaaatCGCAGAATCCAAAGAGACCACTCCACAATTGGACCGCTTGTCCTTTGTCGAATTCAGAACGGGAAGACCTAACCTTGAGGAAGTTCTCAATAGAGATATCAGCGAGTCCAATGGAACCGTCTCTGTATTAACTTGTGGCCATCCACATATGTGTGATCACGTCAGAGATGCCATAGCTCGTAACACCCCAAACTATAAGAAGAGAGTAGATTACTACGAATCAGTGCAAGTGTGGTAA
- a CDS encoding Delta 1-pyrroline-5-carboxylate reductase, catalyzes the last step in proline biosynthesis: MSSIGNEYTITILGCGVMGTAVLSAILNSEFSPYPSRIICCTGSQKSAEKLASTYSKIETSYGSEQNIRAVKESDIIILGCKPFYCEQIMEQVKEGLHDQLLISLLAGWTLTQLERYSKYVARVMTNTPAKFGCGMACVSLSSHAEQYEDLVLKLVGPVGKAIRLPEKNMDAATALVGSGPAFCLLMMESLIDGAVQKGLPFAIAKDAAAKVMEGTARMVLETGEHPAALKSAVCTPGGTTIGGLMAMEDRGVRSGIARGVEEAANIATSLGKK, translated from the coding sequence ATGTCTTCAATTGGTAACGAATATACAATCACTATCCTAGGGTGCGGAGTGATGGGAACCGCAGTTTTATCTGCTATTTTGAACTCAGAGTTCTCCCCTTATCCCTCAAGAATTATCTGCTGCACAGGCTCCCAGAAGTCCGCTGAAAAATTGGCCAGCACTTattccaagattgaaacTAGCTACGGATCTGAGCAAAACATCAGAGCCGTCAAAGAGTCAGATATCATAATTCTAGGGTGCAAGCCGTTCTATTGTGAACAAATCATGGAACAGGTCAAAGAGGGCTTACACGATCAATTGCTAATTTCACTTTTGGCTGGCTGGACGTTAACCCAACTAGAAAGGTACTCTAAATATGTAGCAAGGGTAATGACCAATACCCCGGCCAAATTTGGATGTGGAATGGCTTGTGTATCTCTATCTTCGCACGCCGAGCAATACGAAGATCTAGTACTCAAGCTGGTTGGCCCAGTGGGCAAGGCTATTAGATTGCCCGAAAAGAATATGGATGCCGCTACAGCTCTTGTAGGTTCAGGTCCTGCATTCTGCTTGTTGATGATGGAATCTCTCATCGACGGAGCCGTCCAAAAGGGTTTACCATTTGCTATTGCTAAAGATGCAGCTGCTAAAGTTATGGAAGGCACAGCAAGGATGGTTCTCGAGACTGGAGAACATCCTGCCGCACTAAAAAGTGCTGTGTGCACCCCAGGAGGTACCACTATTGGTGGTCTTATGGCCATGGAAGACCGAGGAGTCAGAAGTGGTATCGCTCGAGGTGTGGAAGAAGCTGCCAACATTGCCACTAGCTTAGGAAAGAAATAG